The following DNA comes from Watersipora subatra chromosome 8, tzWatSuba1.1, whole genome shotgun sequence.
atatatgtatatttgtatatatatagtttaaaatTTGAAGGATAATTACGATAAACATTGTAATAATGTAATGCtagataatatatttaatattttagtagTATATATTAAATTAGTATTACCAATTAGTATTAgcccagtatatatatatatatatatatatatatatatatattgtttcctcaccacggataccccgtatgggtggtaaattctgctctaactcgggtctcctaccagagacctgggagtgtgaccactcgcctcaagatcttagccgttcccaatagcgcacttttctgcaactcacctgagttgattgctgttggtatttgggcaagccacatttattatatatatatatatatatattgcaagcAATTATTTTAGGTATATGATCCGGAAAGGTTAGCAACATTTGTTGCTAAAATTGCATAAAAAATGCATCAAGAAAATCTCAATTTaaattattcactttatttCAACTAATCAAAATTGCTGACTTTCTTTGAAAATTATTTGACCATTCTTAAATCCAATTGTAAAATCCAAAGAGATTCTGGTACTTTTCATGGTTTTTGATAGTATAAAACAAACAGGTATGTTTAAAAAACGGTTTGCTTTTTCAAAACTCATAACTGACATTTAGCAAATAACCTTTCTAGATGAGCTTATGCAGTGTTTAACAACTACTGCACTGGTAGAGTAGCAGCTCCGAGTTCTCTCGTACTTAAATTAAATTTCTCTATTCTGAATTAGCTAAAAATTCAATATAAATGTACCTACGCAAACAATTACCGTATCAATAATGAGCTGTCTGGGATATCTATGTACACGAGATGTTCATTACGATTCATAACATAAAGAGGATTCATAGCATCAAGAGgattaattattttatcataaaattaatattttgcataataaaaaaacagcacttctttcaagtttttaaaacaattgcgataaaaaaataaacaattaattaTGTCATTAGTTGAAATATTAAAGCAACAAACTTTCTTCTTTGTCGTTTCATGCAATCTTAGAAAATTCAATCACACGGCTTTAGTTATTTTTCTTTGTCAAAGCACTTTAATTTTTGACACTTAGATTGTTTCACATGCTTAATTTTGACTTTAGACCTAGTTTCTATGTACTGCGTAAGCGCTTGTAAAATCTCATACAACCTTTAAGCTGATGCAAAACCTGCATATATAATCCAACAGAAAAGAGCTAGTTGTTTTGTAGATCCTATTCTACCAGAAATGATACTAGATATGGACTTGCATCCAAACAAACTGATCAGCGACAGATTCCTCACCCTTCCCACCCATCAAAACAATCACACTATTAAAGAGGACTTAGCAAGGAAATATTCTCTCAAAGTTTCACTGCTCGTCAGCTTAAAGCCAGGACTTGAGATGTTTTTCAATGTGGCTGTCGGTGTTCTGGTAGACAGGTAGAAGTATAGAACTGCTAACAGGTAATAATTTTGAGAATAAGATGAGTGGCAGAACAATGAATTTAATATTAGccaaaaatagtttaaaatttgaAGGATAATTACGATAAACAACGTAATAATGTAATGCTagataataaatttaatattttagtagTATATATTAAATTAGTATTAACAATTAGTATTAGCCAATTATAGTTAAATACACTGAagatatttactataaaaaataatgaaatagtTAGAtgctaaattatatatttaataagtttggTTAATAATATATTAGTAAGTTTTTATTAGCCAAAGATCTTTTAAAATGCTGAGGAAAAAAAAAATGTAGCAATTGAGTGTTAAATAATATGTTACTTtggaaattttaaataaatatgtttattgaagataagtttttaaaatctttctGCAAACCATTTTAACTCTCAATGgctattttacagtttcaaCTATAAACACATAAGGTTACGAGGGAAACCATCAATATTCTGTTTTGGAGTCCCATAACGCATGGTACATAAAATTTTGATCATTTTAGCAGTGGTGCTTGCATTAgacattttttattggtttttctaTCCCCCTATAGGAAATTTTTGCCTTAAACTCCTAGCAATggaacaaactaaaatcatttggTGAGGGTCCACTGTAATTGTGCTTCATCGCACGGTTACTATATCTGTTAAAACCAGGCAGCAAGTTTTCGATACATATTTTTAACTTTCAATTAAATACCTTTTTAGGTTTCTCATTTTGACATGTCGGCTTAGGAATTTTGTTTAGagactaaaaataaatttcaagatTTAATTTTTGAGTCAACAAtaggaataaaattttaatttttcaaattttagaaCTTTGggactaaaatatttttttttgtaGGGGTTATAAATTGCATAGCTAAAGTGTctgttttctaaattttttagaaaaataaaatttttctaaaatttaaaaattagtgTATAGAGGTGAACACATTTTGTAGGAATCTGGAGTAGCTAGTTAAATATTAGAGTAAATAGACTGAAAGCTACTCTTAATTTGCTAAAATCGATTTGTAAGTCAATGTAGGTTGCACTTCTGTTTCTCTTCGAAGCTGAACACGAGAGCCcataaaactttgaattttcTTTTTTAGGATTGGATATCGTTTACCGATGCTGATTGGTTGTTTGTTCAACCTATCTGCAACCTTGAGTTTTGCCTACCTACGTAACTACTACCTGCTAATTGTTGCCAGATCTTTTCAAGCAGCTGGTTCCAGTCTCTCAGTTATAGGAGGTAGAGTTTCTTTATGcagcatttttataagctgattttgaGAGATGCTCAACTTTGTGCTATTACATACAGTGTATACTAATCCTTTGGTACCGAGGATCATCGGGTTTGCTTATAAAGCACAGAGTATAACTATATATTCACAATTATTTGGTAATGCTAGAATACAGTCAATTTGAAAAGGTGTTAAAATGTTGTGCTACATGTACTATGCCAAATGTAATGATCTTGAAGCCCGTAAAAGCAGTTTTTTACCCTAACCTTTAACCATGGCTTCGACAGAACAGACATATTAGAGAACATCAACCTTATGCTAAATACTAGCGCCCTGACAGTTTAGTTTGTTGTGAGAGATCTTCTACATAgtaactatatacatataactatcGCAAAATGCAAGGAGGTGGTTAATCAGTGCAGTTTTTTGAGTGTCTGTATACCATGCTGAAAGTTGATAGATCAAATCCTgaatgatgcaatattttttcctaaacTCAATCTATTTTTATCTTTATCTTAACAACCTTGCAATTGCTTCTGATGTCTATTTTACAATTCACATCTCTAATCTTTTAGGTTTGACATTTCTTGCTGCCACATTTAAAGATGAAAAATCTAGAACTATTGCGAGCAGCAAAGCCTTTTGTGGCATCTCAGTAGGAGTCTCAGGTGAGTTACTAGTTTGTCTCAGTAGGAATCTCAGGTGAGTTAACAGTGTATCTCTGTAGAAGTCTCAGGTTAGTTACTAGTTTATCTTTGTAGGAGTCTCAGGTGAGTTACTCGTTTATCTCTGCAGGAGTCTCAAATGAGTTACTAGTTTATCTCTGCAGGAGTTTCAGGTGAGTTACTAGTTTATCTCTGTAGAAGTCTTAAGTGAGTTACTGGTGTATCTCTGAATTAGTCTCTGGTGAGTCCCTAGTTTATCTTTGGAGGAGTCTCAGGTGAGTTACTAGTGTATATCTGTAAGAGTCTCAGATGGGTTAACAGTGTATCTCTGTAGGAGTATTGTTTGAATTACAAGTTTATCTCTGTAGGAGTCTCAGGTTAGTTACTAGTGTATCTTAAATGTATTATTAATGTTATAAACATTCttgtaatataaaaaaatatcatgtttatgtattCAGATATTTTGTTCTCAATCCCACAGAAATTTCATCTTTAGCTTGATTACTATTAGTGTCTGTATCTATGTATATCTTTCAATTACCAAAATACAATTAGTGTGTTTGGAAGCCATTTTAGGTCAAATTTCATGCTTGTTCTATTACAACATTTTGAACTGCTTGTGTAAACTTAACATTATTTGTGAGATTAACGAAAATACTATTTTGTAAACAGATTTTGATTAGTTGAAGGGTTTAATAACTTGCAACGTCCCCACTTGTGGTAGTTTTGTAAAGGATGGGCATGACATTATTAACATGCATTAAAAGATTATCTAGGATAACATTGTTTTTTTTAGCCATTTCATTGTTACAGATTACTctgcataaaaaataatatcattTATTTAGGAtaaaccaaataactgtgattaCATTAGATTTATGACATGACAAACTAAACAACATTGTATAAGGTAATAAGTCAAGTATAAGTTAGCAATAACAAGTTGAAACTGTTGAAAGCTATTTTCATGGGCATAAAACTTTGCTTTCGCTTTCGCAATTCACTTAATCATGAATAAGCTATTAAAAGTATATAAGCACACCAATGAGTTATCTTGATTATAAAACAATCTTTTGGAGAAGTATAGTGGTTAATTTGATTTTGCTTCACTATTTTCAGGTGGTTTTGCCATGGGAAGTATATTATACCAGATGTTTGGCAGAGAATCACCATTCTTAGTTCTTGGCCTGATTAACATCATATACAGCACCCTTGTAATACTGCTGGTTGTACCTCGTAAATACACCAAACCTGGACAAGGATCATTGAAGTCACTTTTGCTAGACAAGTTTATAGTCATCACTCTCCGTAAGTTTAGGTTGGgattttgtgttttaataaaAGACCTGTTTTTACTTGATAACTGCTGCAAATTAATTTACTACATAGAATAAGCAAATATTGGTTCACGTAAGTCTATGTTTACTGAAATTGTTTGATGAAAAGAACaaaaaagccaaaaaagaaTTTAGAACCTTTATCTAATTCAGTTgttgatatacaatatacatgtatattataaattcCGATTATAACAAAGTGAAATCTGATAAACATTTCAAAGTTCAAAGTTTAGACTGATTAAGAAAGTTTATCAGGATGTTATTTCACTTTTTTAGTCATCAATTTTGTGGAGAACTTTACATTAGGAGTTTTTCTTGGCACTGGTCCTTCCTGGATGCTTTACACCCTTCATGGACAGCAGTGGAATATTGGTAAGTATTTAAGACTGTAACATAAAAAAGGCAACATCCTTAGTTAAAACACCAGCCTTATGCTGTGATTAGTACAAAATTATCATTCACAGCAAAGAATGATGTCACACATGTAGCAATAATATGAAATTCACCAAAGAGACTTTGAAGGAATCTGTAGAACAACTAAACCAAAAAGCTCTCACGTTTAGATTTCTGAGAGTATTCATTTCAATTTATCtattatatttttcaatttcaattaaCTTTATTTTATGAGAAATGTAACTCAAACCACTGTCTGACCTACGTACATAACATAATACATTGTATGAACTTTGTCCACAGGAAAGACGTTACACAGAGATGTAATAAATTGCAGTTCAACCAACAGATATAACAATACTGCCTAATACTTAGTGAAATACACTCAAAAAGAGTCAAtctgtgtatatatttttcaaagtttgcttgtatgtgtatttttGTATCTGTCGTTGTGactgtccagctataactataaaaatcttgaaattaaaattttgcattttgatggatttgaacttacaGAGATTGCAAGTTTTGAATCCATCctctctaccactgagccacaGAAGGCGTATTGATGAAAGCTGTTGCCATACACCCAATAGCGTATGCACAGACTAATTCTTTTAGGATTGCGCTGAACCGTTATGATGACCCTATTAAGAATTATTTtagacctaagtatatgcaacacgatgcttcttcgtcttttttcTTTAAGGCAAATTTGTTCTGCCCCACAATATCagcaataatttatctcaaactcaaaatttggcgatttgtatACTGGTTATATACGTTGTTAAAAGACCTGCATTACTCATCATGGcgagttcagcattattcgttcTGGTACAAACCAATCGCAAATggacaaagaataaaattttagttcaaagttttcaattttactaaaatacatatcaaagcttccttcaagtatgtgtttagtaagctaaatttattcaGGTTAgtttcagcgttt
Coding sequences within:
- the LOC137402384 gene encoding synaptic vesicular amine transporter-like, encoding MEGEESVSVAYEEALLDGRSGTFTGYQITMKTDTTCIMGQIVGNYASNISSKLLRESGHSVRAKPDDDAGVETNNTRAEKRWICKPHPNFTVLIVFLAVMIDCMLMTVVEMILDMDLHPNKLISDRFLTLPTHQNNHTIKEDLARKYSLKVSLLVSLKPGLEMFFNVAVGVLVDRIGYRLPMLIGCLFNLSATLSFAYLRNYYLLIVARSFQAAGSSLSVIGGLTFLAATFKDEKSRTIASSKAFCGISVGVSGVSGGFAMGSILYQMFGRESPFLVLGLINIIYSTLVILLVVPRKYTKPGQGSLKSLLLDKFIVITLLINFVENFTLGVFLGTGPSWMLYTLHGQQWNIGVILAVASVINVGVQWLTGRYTRPSRHWLFLFLGIAILAIGSLLYPFATIVWEVLVPECISRIGHGMLVACANPMLTHLVDIRHNSHYGLVNGLYTATYNLGQFFLLTDIRTRSVNGWIVKQSR